In the genome of Paenibacillus pabuli, the window TATAGGGGCTTAGTTCCACACTGGGATCACTGCTGCCCTTGGCGAGTCCTCTTCCATTTCGGTCGATTAGCGTTACGTTTTTCCCCAGTTTGCTCAGATGAATGGCTGCATCCACACCGCTCTCATAGCCACCAACGATGACACATTCTTCTCCCTGAACCGCCGTCCAGCTGGAAAACAAACTGCTGTGCACACCATACTCAGCTCCAGGGAACGTGTCGAGTCTCGGGTACTGGAATTCACCGGCTGCCCAGATGACATAGCGTGCGCGTAGTTGTCCATTGGATGTCACGACCCGAAAACCGTTCTCTTCAGGAATCACTTCCGAAACGTCTACACCCGTCTGCACAGGCAATTTCTTAAACTGGCTCACCACCTGCAAATACTTCGCATATTCCAGCCCCGTCGGATGTTCTGTTCCCAGTGTATATGCCGGAGAGGTGTTCAAAGCCACGGCGTTCAGATCCATCATGCCATAAGCATTACTTGTGAACGAAGGGGTGATCAGACGCATTTCCTCCGGCCACGCCAGAAAAGTTGCCCCCACCTCACTCCGTTCCAGTACGGTAAAACGAGGCATCCCCAGATCCTGAAGGACAGAGGCCATGCCGATCCCGGCTGGCCCCCCTCCAACAATTACACAATCATAATCAAATGGATCATGCATGTGTCTTACCAGCTGGACTTCGTGACGCCCGGAATTTGTCCTTGATGAGCCAGCTCACGGAACACAATCCGCGATACCTTGAACTTGCGCAAATATCCTCTTGGGCGGCCTGTCAGTTCACAGCGATTTTTCAATCGGGTCGGAGAAGCATTGCGCGGCAGTTTCTGCAGTGCTTCATAATCCCCTTTTTCTTTCAGTTCCCGGCGCAGCTCCGCATATTTGGCTACGATGGCTTGACGTTGTTTTTCGCGTACTACTTTTGATTTCTTAGCCATGGTTCACAGCTCCTTTTATATTTTTTATACGACTTCAACAGGCCAAGGCAGAGGATTGTCGAACTGCCCCCAGTCGGCCTGCATTTCTTCATCACTGAGCAGACATTGGTCAAGTTCGTCTTCAATGATGGCTCGCTCCATTTCAATCCCGATCATGACCAGCTCGGTCTGACGGTCTCCCCATTGTGCATCCCACTTCTCCAGTACATCGGGCTCCGTACGCAAAATTTCTTCCTTGTCCGCTTCCGGTAATGCTGCAACCCAATGTCCTGCAGGGCCAAACTGAATCGACGATCCCGCCTGGCTCAAACTTGCAGCCACATCTCCTTCAGCCGCAAGCCAGACCAGCCCTTTGGCACGCACCACTTCTTCCGGCCAGCAGCTCATGAATTCAGCCAGACGAGAAGGATGGAACGGTTTACGGCGACGATACACGAAGGAACCAATGCCGTATTCCTCGGTCTCCGGAGTATGTGATTCCTTCTCCAGCTCCTGAATCCATCCGGCGGACATGCTCGCTTTCTCGAAGTCGAAGAGACCTGTATTCAAAATTTCAGACGGGTTGACCTGTCCGTTCACGGTCCGAATGATTTTGGCGTTGGGCTGAAGCTTGCGGATGACACCTTCAAGCTTGTTCAGCTCCACGTCATCAACCAGATCACATTTGTTCAGCAGCAGCACATCGCAGGTCTCAATCTGGTCAATCAGCAGGTCTACCACGTCACGGGTATCTTCATCCCCTGTAGCCTGATTCCGGTCCAAAAGGCTCTGCCCTGACGCAAAGTCATGCCAGAAACGATTTGCATCCACAACCGTTACCAGACAATCCAGCTTCGCCAGACCTGTCAGATCAATACCCGATTCTTCGTCGGCATATGTAAAGGTCTGCGCTACCGGCACAGGTTCACTGATCCCTGTCGATTCAATCAGGATATAATCAAATCTGCCTTCATTCACTAGCTTTTCAATCTCCTGCATCAGATCATCCCGCAAGGTGCAGCAGATGCAGCCATTGGACAGCTCTACCAGCTTTTCTTCGGTACGCGACAAGGTCGCTTCACCCTTCACCAGAGCGGCATCAATATTCACCTCACTCATGTCATTGACGATGACAGCGACCTTGAGCCCCTGCCGATTGTGCAGCACGTGATTCAGAACAGTCGTTTTGCCTGAGCCGAGGTAACCGCTAAGAACAGTCACCGGAACTTGCTTTTGTGTCATGTGTATCTACTCCTTATGGTGGTGGTCATATGTATTTGACCTTAATAGTAATTATTACGATTAACAACAATGACTATAATCCTGTTGAATGATGTTGTCAAATCATTTTTTTGTTTTTCTCGCGCGAGGTGGCCGCTTTGGTCACGGATCGTCTTCCGATCGCTGTTGTCTCCAAATTTCTTTAATTTAGTCTCTCAAAGGTTAGAAATTCGGAGACAAAGGCGAACGCTACCGCTTCTTCAGATCGATTCCGTTCCCTACGCTACTGCCGCAAACCCCAGCAAAAAAAAGGCCTATGGCCAACCTCCTGCAGCTTCGCATCATAATGATACAATTCCAGAAAAGTCAGTCCATACGCCTTTAATTTTTTTCTTATAGATGGGATACAATTACGTCATCACCACAGATTTAACCCTATTGCCTGCTTCCATCCGTTGCCTGAAAGCCACGACGAGAATCATGGCTGCAGCGGATAGCAGCGTACAGATCGTAAACATGGTGGAATACGAGCTTATTTGTACTATTACTCCCATCGCAAGCCCGCCAAGAGAGAAGCCCAAATCGTACGAGGACATGAAAATACCCATCAGCACGTATCTGGAATCGGATGGCAGCACAAATGATAAATAAGTGGTTAATGTCGGATACAGCATTGCCACGGCAAAGCCGCTGAACACTGCGGACAGATACACCAGTGGACCGATCGTCTCCAACATCGCGAGCAGCTGGGTTCCCAGTGCCGCACACAGCAGCAGACCTGCCATGAGCCATGTATTCCAGCTGCCGTCAGAGGGGATTTTTTTGCGCAGAACGAACCTGCACAGAATGACAACCAGTCCCTGGACCGTTAGAAACACCACTCGCCTTCCCGGTCGATACCATGTACAGCGGAAGAAAGGTCGCCGTGGCGCCAAAAACACAGGAAGCAAACAGCATAACTACGCTGCTGATCAATAGCGGTGTGCTGCGCCAGATGCCGCCGAATGACCGCACCATATCCCCCAGCGTATACGATTTATTCTGTACTGTGGTTCGGGGCAAGTCCACGTTATAGCCAATCAGGAGCGGGAGAGCCGCCAAACCGATCATTAGCAAAGTAAACCAGATATCGCTGGCATTTTCCCAGATTTGGATGGCAAGTATGGGAATGACCAAGGACGGAACCATCGTAAAAAGGGTATACATGGACAATCCCTGTGCCCGGTCCCTATCCTCCAGCCTTTCCACAATGCCAGCCTGCATCGTCATGGAAAAGAACGCTGTCGCTGCACCTTGCAGCGCCCGCAGCCACAAATACGTTTCCACACCAAATACAACAAACAATAATAATGTTGTGGCATGCAAAATTAACAGCCACTTCATCACAAGCAGCGGACCGTAACGCCCCAGAAGCTGCGCCGCAAAAGGCCTTAGAAGCATACACGTAAACATGTATGCCCCCATCATAAGGCCAATCTCGGCCTGGTTCAATCCTGCTGCTTCACTCCGCAAAGGCAGAATAATCGTCAAAGCCGAATTCGCAGCAAAAAATAAAAAGGCCAGCAGATAAAACCGGATAAATGAAAAAGATAGCGGGTTTAATTTGCCGTTCGCTGTTACAGAAGAATTCAAAACACCGTCCCCACTTTCTTCTCGCAGTTAACCCACAGACCTATCTGTGACTGGTTTTTTTCGTTCATAGGCAAAAGCAATCATTACCGCCCCTAGGATAGCACAAATCATGTACATAAACGAATAGGAGGATAGATCAGCGATTGGTCCCATCAACACACCGCCCAGAGATACACCCAAATCTGCTGTCGCAATAAATAAACCAATTAACACATTCCGATTCAGCTGTGGCAGCACAAATGACAGGTAAGTGGTTAACGTTGGATAGAGGATGGATTGAGCAATGCCCATCAAGATTGCCCCCACATATAGAAGAGTGGCTCCTCCTGTAATCGCCCAGCTGACACATAGTGCGGCTACTGCCAACAAGAACATCGTTCCCATGATAAAAGGTGCATGCCACCTGCCATCGGAGGGGATTTTTTTGCGTAATATAATTCGGGCGAGCACAACCGTTCCCGCCTGAAGCATCAGATAGACACCCGCATTGCCGCTTGGCAATTGACTGGCGTAAAGGGGAATAAAGGTCGTAATTGCACCGAACACAACGGAAGCACTGAGCATCAGTACACTGCATCTAAACAAAAATGGATTTTGCACCAACTGACGAAAGGATTGAAACACGCTTACGTTCTGTTC includes:
- a CDS encoding NAD(P)/FAD-dependent oxidoreductase; the protein is MHDPFDYDCVIVGGGPAGIGMASVLQDLGMPRFTVLERSEVGATFLAWPEEMRLITPSFTSNAYGMMDLNAVALNTSPAYTLGTEHPTGLEYAKYLQVVSQFKKLPVQTGVDVSEVIPEENGFRVVTSNGQLRARYVIWAAGEFQYPRLDTFPGAEYGVHSSLFSSWTAVQGEECVIVGGYESGVDAAIHLSKLGKNVTLIDRNGRGLAKGSSDPSVELSPYTKDRLRAAMMNKRIRMMQGYEVKWIEPDEPGGYVLYCENDSRESHLLKTGQAPVLATGFQSSLHLIENLVERSKEGQLQLGAADESTIAPGLFITGPQVMHGQLQFCFVYKFRQRFAVVAQAIGERLGLDLTPLETYRKEGMFLDDLSCCGEDCTC
- the rpsN gene encoding 30S ribosomal protein S14, producing the protein MAKKSKVVREKQRQAIVAKYAELRRELKEKGDYEALQKLPRNASPTRLKNRCELTGRPRGYLRKFKVSRIVFRELAHQGQIPGVTKSSW
- a CDS encoding GTP-binding protein — its product is MTQKQVPVTVLSGYLGSGKTTVLNHVLHNRQGLKVAVIVNDMSEVNIDAALVKGEATLSRTEEKLVELSNGCICCTLRDDLMQEIEKLVNEGRFDYILIESTGISEPVPVAQTFTYADEESGIDLTGLAKLDCLVTVVDANRFWHDFASGQSLLDRNQATGDEDTRDVVDLLIDQIETCDVLLLNKCDLVDDVELNKLEGVIRKLQPNAKIIRTVNGQVNPSEILNTGLFDFEKASMSAGWIQELEKESHTPETEEYGIGSFVYRRRKPFHPSRLAEFMSCWPEEVVRAKGLVWLAAEGDVAASLSQAGSSIQFGPAGHWVAALPEADKEEILRTEPDVLEKWDAQWGDRQTELVMIGIEMERAIIEDELDQCLLSDEEMQADWGQFDNPLPWPVEVV
- a CDS encoding MFS transporter, translated to MFLTVQGLVVILCRFVLRKKIPSDGSWNTWLMAGLLLCAALGTQLLAMLETIGPLVYLSAVFSGFAVAMLYPTLTTYLSFVLPSDSRYVLMGIFMSSYDLGFSLGGLAMGVIVQISSYSTMFTICTLLSAAAMILVVAFRQRMEAGNRVKSVVMT
- the cntE gene encoding staphylopine family metallophore export MFS transporter CntE — its product is MNSSVTANGKLNPLSFSFIRFYLLAFLFFAANSALTIILPLRSEAAGLNQAEIGLMMGAYMFTCMLLRPFAAQLLGRYGPLLVMKWLLILHATTLLLFVVFGVETYLWLRALQGAATAFFSMTMQAGIVERLEDRDRAQGLSMYTLFTMVPSLVIPILAIQIWENASDIWFTLLMIGLAALPLLIGYNVDLPRTTVQNKSYTLGDMVRSFGGIWRSTPLLISSVVMLFASCVFGATATFLPLYMVSTGKASGVSNGPGTGCHSVQVRSAQKNPL
- the cntE gene encoding staphylopine family metallophore export MFS transporter CntE; this encodes MNGAMSWPFLRLYILVLLYFSANAILNVIIPLQGESLGASSTTIGLIMGAYMFTTMFFRPWAGQIIQKRGPIKVLRFILIMNGFALILYTFTGLGGYLVARILQGVSTAFFSMALQIGIIDALPEKDRSQGISYYSLFSYIPGIVGPVLALGIWQTGGMDYFTVVLIGIAVCTGVFGYTAKMEKSKEQFPAGNPFEQNVSVFQSFRQLVQNPFLFRCSVLMLSASVVFGAITTFIPLYASQLPSGNAGVYLMLQAGTVVLARIILRKKIPSDGRWHAPFIMGTMFLLAVAALCVSWAITGGATLLYVGAILMGIAQSILYPTLTTYLSFVLPQLNRNVLIGLFIATADLGVSLGGVLMGPIADLSSYSFMYMICAILGAVMIAFAYERKKPVTDRSVG